The Paraburkholderia largidicola DNA segment AGTCGTTCTATATCTGCGGCGCGTTCAGTCTGCTGTGGGTCGTCGTCTGGGCGATGACGTTCACCGAATATCCGAAAGAACATCGCCGCATCACGCAGGAAGAACTCGACTTCCTGCCGCCCCCCAAAGCGAAGACCGCAAACGTGCCCTGGAAGGCGCTCTTCAAGCGCATGACGCCCGTGACCATCGTGTACTTCTGCTATGGCTGGACGTTGTGGCTGTTCCTGAGCTGGATTCCGCAGTACTTTCTGCATAGCTATCACCTCGACCTGAAGAAGTCGGCGATATTCGCTTCGGCGGTGTTCTTTGCAGGCGTGATCGGCGATACGCTGGGTGGCATCGTCACCGACAAGATCTTCGAGCGCACGGGCAACCTCAGGCGCGCGCGTAGCTGGATGGTGTCGATCTGCATGCTGCTCACGCTCGCGTCGCTCGTGCCGCTGATGCTTACGCACAACCTGTATGTGTCGATGGTGTGTCTGTCGGCGGGCTTCTTCTTCGCCGAAATGACGATCGGCCCGATGTGGGCGATCCCGATGGACATCGCGCCTGAATACTCGGGCACCGCAAGCGGCATGATGAACACGGGCTCGGCACTCGCGGCGATCATTTCGCCTGTGCTGTCGGGCTACCTGATCGATACGTTCGGCAGCTGGGAGTTGCCGTTCGCGGGCAGCATGCTGCTGATGGCGATTGGCGTCGTGCTTGCGTTCCGCATGCAGCCCGAAAGCCGTTTTGAAATCGGTGCAGAGCCGAGTGCACAACCCGCCACGCGCTTTAACGCGTGAGCCTCGCCAACGTTTGAATGACCATGCTGACTCGACAACTTGCCGACGCGCGCGCCGATCACACGACGCTCGCGTCACTCTCGCCCGAACTGATTCCCGCCGACATGAGCGCCGCCTACGCGATCCAGCACGAGTTGCTGGCGTTGCGCGGCGCGCGTATCGGCGGCTGGAAGATCGGCGCTAAATCCGCCGAGGGCGCGATTCAGGGCGCGCCGCTGCCTTCTTCAGATTTGCATGTGGATGGCGCGCGTTTGCCGCGCGCGCATTACGCGCCGCTTGGCCTCGAACTGGAAATCGCGTTTCGCTTCGGTCGGGACTTCGAGCCGTCGGCCAGCGCGTATCACGAAGTCGAAGTGCTCGATGCAATCGATTCGATGGCTGCGACCATCGAAATCGTTGCGAGCCGCTTCGCGCAATGGCCCAACGTCGACAAGCTCGCGCAACTCGCGGACTTGCAGAATCACGGCGCGCTGATTGTCGGCGAGTTCACGCAGTACCGGCGTGATTTTCCGTTCGTGGCGCCCACGCTCGGCTTCACGTTCGAAGGACAGGATGTGGTGAAGGCGACGCCTTCGAACCCTTGTGGCGATCCGCGGCGCCTGCTGACGTGGCTCGTCAATCATTGCACGCAGCATCATCGCATTGCAGTGACAACCGACATGATCCTCACGACGGGTTCGTATACGGGCATGTTCTTTCCGCAACATGCGGGCACTGCGCGCGGGCATATCGACGGGCTTGCGCCCGTCAGCGTCACGCTCGAATAGTTTCGCACTACACGCCTCGCTTTTTATAGGCCGAAGCACATGTCGAACGCCGATTCTCTGCTGGTCAAACCGATTCATCTCGTGCCGTCGTCGGCGCGTCTGAGCACGCCGCTTGCGAACCGCCTGCGCAAGGAATTGCGCGGCGATGTGTTGTTCGATGCAGCAAGCCGTGGACGCTATTCGACGGATGCGTCGATCTATCAGATCATGCCCATCGGCGTGGTCGTGCCGCGCGATCAGGACGATCTGCTCGTTGCGCTGGACATCGCGCGCAGCGAACGCGTGCCGCTGCTCGCGCGCGGCGCGGGTTCGAGCCAGTGCGGGCAGACGGTCGGCGAAGCGCTCGTGATCGACACCAGTAAATGGCTCAATCAGGTCATCGCGTTCGACAAGGACAAGCGCACGGTGACGGTCGAGCCGGGCATCGTGCTCGATCATCTGAATGCGTGGCTGAAGCCGCATGGTCTGTGGTTTCCTGTCGATGTGTCGACGGCGGCGCAATGTACGATCGGCGGGATGGCGGGCAACAATTCGTGCGGCTCGCGGTCGATCGAATACGGCAACATGGTTCACAACGTCGAAGCGATCGACGCGATTCTCGCGGACGGCACGCAAGCGCATTTCGCTTCGCTGCGCGATGCGCCGCAGGGCGTGCGGTTGCAGCAGATCGTCGAAGACGTGAAGGCGATTGCGCTGCGCGAGCACGATGAGATCGTCGCGCAAGTGCCCAAGGTATTGCGACGTGTCGCGGGCTACAACATCGATCTGTTCGACTGTCAGAATCCGCGCGCCTATACCGACGATGGGTTTGCGAATCTCGCGCATCTGCTGGTCGGCTCCGAAGGGACGCTCGCGTTCAGCCGCCAGTTGACGCTGAAGCTCGCGCCGCTGCCTGCGCACAAGGCGCTGGGCGTCGTGAACTTTCCGACGTTCTGGCAGGCCATGGACCTGACGCAGCACATCGTCAAGCTCAAGCCCGTTGCCGTCGAACTGGTCGATCGCACGATGATCGATCTCGCGATGAGCAATCCCGCGTTCCGGCCGGTGATCGAGAAGGCGCTGGTCGGCAGGCCCGAAGCGATTCTGCTCGTCGAGTTCGCAGGCGAGAACCGCGACGAACAACTCGCGTTGCTCAAGCAACTGACGGAGCTGATGGCCGATCTTGGCCTGCCCGACTCGGTCGTGCAAATGTCCGATCAAGGCGAACAAAAGGCGCTGTGGGAAGTACGCAAGGCTGGCCTGAACATCATGATGAGCATGAAGGGCGATGGCAAGCCCGTGTCGTTCATCGAAGACTGCGCGGTGCCGCTGGAACATCTCGCCGAGTACACGAGCCGGCTGACCGAGGTGTTTCATCGCAACGGCACGGAAGGGACGTGGTACGCACATGCGAGCGTCGGCACGCTGCACGTGCGGCCGATTCTCGACATGCGCCGCGACGGCGCGACAAAGATGCGCGCGATTGCCGAAGAGGCGGCGGCGCTGGTGCGCGAATACAAGGGCGCGTATTCCGGTGAACATGGCGACGGCTTGTGTCGCGGCGAATGGGTGGCGTGGCAATACGGTCCGCGCATCAACCGGGCGTTCAGCGAGATCAAAGCGCTGTTCGATCCGAACAACCGGATGAACCCGGACAAGATCGTGCGTCCGCCGAAGATGGACGATGCGAGCAACTTCCGTTTCGCACCGGGATACAAGGCGCGTGCGTTGACGCCAGCCCTCGACTGGTCGCAGTGGAATGTCGAACGTGATCCGATGACGGGCGTGGAGACCGCGCGTGGCACGGGCAACGACCTGGCGGGCGGCCTCGCGAAGGCCGTCGAGATGTGCAACAACAACGGTCATTGCCGCAAGTTCGATGCGGGGACGATGTGTCCGAGCTATCGCGTGACGAAGGACGAGCAGCATGTGACGCGCGGACGGGCCAATACATTGCGGCTTGCGCTGTCGGGGCAGTTGGGTGATGAAGGGCTTGCCAGCCAGGATGTGAAGGACACGCTCGATTTGTGCGTCTCGTGCAAGGGTTGCAAGCGCGACTGTCCGACGGGCATCGATATGGCGAAGTTCAAGATCGAAGCACGCGCTGCGTGGGCGCAGAAGCATGGCCTGCGTTTGCGCGAGAAGATGATCGCGTTTATGCCGCGTTACGCTGGGTTTGCAGCGAGCATGCCGGGCGTGTTTGCGTTTGCGGCTGACATGCCCTGGTTCAAGCGTGCGTTGGGATTTGCGCCGCAGAGATCGTTGCCGCGATTTGTGAAGCCTTTTTTGAGTCGTGGAGATGTGAAGGCTGCGTCGTCGAATGCGCAGAGCGCGCAAAAAGAAGTGCTGTTATTCGTCGATACGTTTAACAACAACATCGAGCCGGAGAACGCGCGCGCCGCGCAACAGGTGCTCGAAGCGGCGGGATATACCGTGCGCTTCAACAAGATCGAGGGCGAGCGTCCGCTGTGCTGTGGGAGGACGTTTCTTGCAGCGGGACTCGTGGATGAAGCGAAGCGCGAAGCGCGCCGGATGCTCGATGCGTTCAGGCCGTTTATCGAGCGTGGTGTGCCTGTGGTTGGGCTGGAGCCTTCATGTCTTTTGTCGCTGCGCGACGAGTTTCTTCAGTATGGTTTTGGGGAAGAGGCTGAGCGTCTGTCTAAACTCGCGATGCTGTTTGAGGAGTTTCTTGTTCGCGAGCATAAGGCTGGTCGATTGACGCTCGATTTGAAGCCGCTTGACGATGCGAGCCAGGCGTTGGTGCATGGGCATTGTCATCAGAAGGCATTCGATGCGTTTTCGCCTGTTCAGACAGTGTTGAAGTGGATTCCCGAGTTGAAGGTATCGACCGTCGAATCGTCGTGTTGCGGGATGGCGGGGAGCTTCGGGTATGAGGCGGAGCACTATGAGGCGTCGATGGCGATGGGGGAGTTGTCGTTGCTGCCTGCGGCGCGTGGGATCGATGCTCACACTGTGATGGTCGCGGATGGGACGAGTTGTCGGCATCAGATTTATGATGGAGCAGGGGTGAGTGCGATGCACGTCGCGCGGGTTTTGATGCGGGCTTTGAAGTAGTTTTTTGTCTGCGCAAGCTGGCTGGGGTTTTTGGGGCTTTGCGCTGGCATCCGCTAGATGTTATTGGTCTGCAAGCGTTGCCCCTGTGCGGGGGCCTATCCGTCATTTTGTGGGCGAGGCATATCATGAGAGGTAAAAGTCATGGATATGCCAATGAAGAAGAAACGCACGGTGGCGTCTCAGGCAGCGGCCCGAGGGCCGCTGCCTGAACTGCCCAAGGCACTGCTGGACGAACTGGTCAAAGGGCCGATGACGCCAGGCGAGGTGCAGGATCTGATGCTGGCGTTTAACAAGGCGATTATCGAACGCGCGATGGGTGCGGAGATGAATCTGCATCTGGGGTATCCGCCGGGCGAATCCAAACCCGCTGGCCAGGCCAACGAGCGCAACGGCGCCAGCCGCAAGACGGTCATCACCGATCGTGGCGTCGTCCGGGTCGAGTTGCCGCGCGACCGCGACGGCAGCTTCGAGCCGATCCTGATCCCCAAACACGAACGCCGCTTCACCGGCTTTGACGAGCGCATCATCGCGATGTACGCGCGTGGCATGAGCGTGCGTGAGATCCAGGCCTTTCTGGCCGAGAGCTACGGCACCGAGGTGTCGCCCGATTTCATCAGTTCGGTCACCGACGAGGTGATGGCCGAAACGCTGGCCTGGCAGAACCGTCCGCTCGAGACGATGTACCCGGTGGTCTTCTTCGACGCGTTGCGGGTCAAGATCCGCGATGACGGTGTGGTCAGCAACAAGGCGGTGTATCTGGCTCTGGGCATTCAGGCGGACGGCCAGCGCGATGTGCTGGGCCTGTGGATCGAGCAGACCGAGGGCGCGAAGTTCTGGCTCAAGGTGTTCAACGAACTCAAGACCCGCGGCTGCCAGGACATCCTGATTGCGGTCGTTGACGGCCTGAAGGGGCTGACCGACGCGATCGGCGCGGCTTATCCGAAGACGGCGGTGCAAACCTGCATCGTGCATCTGATCCGCAACAGCCTGGAATACGCGGGCTGGAAGGACCGCAAGGCCGTCGCCCAGGCGCTGCGTCCGATCTACGCAGCGGCCAGCGAAGAGGCCGCGAAGCAGGCTCTGCAAGCCTTCGCTGATGGGCCATGGGGCGCGAAATACCCGAGCATCGTGCAGTCCTGGCAGCGCGCATGGGAGCACGTCACGCCGTTCTTCGTGTTTCCACCCGAGATCCGACGGGTCGTGTACACCACGAACGCCATTGAGAGTCTGAACATGCAGTTACGCAAGATCATCAAGACCCGCGGTCACTTCCCCAATGACGATGCTGCCATCAAGCTACTCTGGCTGGCATTGCGCAACGTCCTGGCCAAAAACGTGCGCTCAGCCTTCGACTGGAAGTCAGCCATGAACCAGTTTGCTATTCTGTTTGGCGATCGATTCACGCAGGCGCGCGGCTAACGATTCCTTTAACCGCCTCGCCCACAAAAATGCGGACAGGCTCCTGTGCGGGGCGGCACCTACTTTTCTTTGCCGCCGCAAAGAAAAGTAGGCAAAAGAAAGCGGCTAACACCGCCAGCCCTTGTTACTGCCTGAGGGCCCCCAAAGGGTCTTATGCCTCAGACGGCAACGCGCTGATCGACGCCCGTTGCCAGCGCTCTACATTAGCGCCTCACCCACGTCAAACACCCGCACAAGAGCCAGCGTCAGCGAATGGTTTGTGCCGCCCAGGCGGCAAACTGTGTGTAGGCTTTCGCGCCGTACGCGCACCACTCCGAACTGTGTAGCAAGATTGGTGTTTCTGGTAAGAGCGCTCACCTGTCTGGTGCGGCAACCTACACACCGTTTGCCACCTGGGCGGCGGCGGACTGTCTGACACGGCGTACCGCGACGCGGGCGCATGAAGCGGGTGAGGCGTATAGAGAGAGCGTTGGCAACGAACCTGAGCAATCTTGTTGCCGTATGAAGCGTAAGAACCTTTGGGGGCCCTCAGGCAAACACAAGAACTGGCGGTGTGAGCCGCTTTCTTTTGCCTACTTTTCTTTGCGGCGGCAAAGAAAAGTAGGTGCCGCCCCGCACAGGGGCAACGCTTGCGGACCAATAACATCACGCGGATGCCAGCGAAAAAACAAAAACACCCAACCGCCCGCGCCGCGCAGGCGCAAAAAAAACCTCAACGCGCAATACCCCGCAAAAACTCCGACACCTTAGCGAGCCCCGCGACAAGCACCTCACGATTATTCGTGTATCCCACCCGAACATACCCTTCGACATCCAGCGCGCTGCCAGGCGTAAACATCACCCCAGTCTTCTCAAGCAAAGAGACACAGAACTCTCGAGAAGTCATATCGACATTAACCTTCACAAGAGCAGTCGTCCCCGACTTCGGCTTCACATAAGAAAGCAAAGGCTCCTTGGCAATCCACGCATCGAGCACAGCAAGATTAGTCCGCAAAATCCCGTGATTACGCTCCAGAATCGCCTTGCGATTTTCCAGCGCAATGGAAGCCAGCAGATCATTCAACATCCCGACACTAATCGTGTTGTAGTCGCGATGCGTCCGGACGCGCTGAAGCAATTCAACAGGCGCAACGATCCAGCCCACCCGCAAGCCCGCCAACGACCATGTCTTCGACATACTGCCCGTGCTGATGCCCTTCTCGTACAAATCCGCAATCGACGCAGTAAAGCCCGTCCCTTCCTGATCCGTACCGCGATACACCTCGTCATTCAGCACATAAGCGCCGCACGAACGTGCAATCTCCGCAATCGCCAGGAGAAACTCGCGATCCATCAACGAGCCCGTCGGATTGTTCGGATTGTTGATCGCGATGACGCGCGTGGTCGGCTTGACCATCCGCTTCAGTTCTTCAAGATCAGGCAGAAAACCGTTCTCTTCACGCAAACGCAAAATCTCAACGTTCGCGCCGTAGCTCTCGGGAATCGAATAATGCTGCTGATACGTGGGCAGCACCGAAATCACATGATCGCCAGGCTCGACGAGCGTTTCATAAACCAGCGCATTCGCGCTGATCGCGCCGTGCGTAATCAACACATTCGGCACGCCCTGCTTTTCATACAGCGACGCGACATTGCTCCGCAAACGCTCAGTGCCGTCGATCGCGCCATACGTCAGCTTCATCGGCAGAATCTCGCCGAGCAGCGCGTCTTCCTTGCCCGCGATCTTCAGCAGTTCGCCAACCGTCAGCGATTCGACGCACGTCTCCGCAAGGTTCAACTCACATTGGTTCTCATAGAGATCCATCCAGCGTTCGACTCCAAATTCCCTGATTTGCATGAGTGCTGTCCTCGTGTGAAAGCAGTGGCTAGGGCGCGGCTGGTCA contains these protein-coding regions:
- a CDS encoding MFS transporter, encoding MKRFRVTSATSIVLLMLCIMYFITYLDRVNVSTAAAGFGKEFNLSHTEIGLVFSAFAYPYLVFQIIGGWVSDRFGAKRTLIACGAIWALATLLTGFAGGLVSLLFARVLLGFGEGATFPAATAAMSRWVAKEKRGFAQGITHAAARIGNAVAPGVIVLVMTTWGWRESFYICGAFSLLWVVVWAMTFTEYPKEHRRITQEELDFLPPPKAKTANVPWKALFKRMTPVTIVYFCYGWTLWLFLSWIPQYFLHSYHLDLKKSAIFASAVFFAGVIGDTLGGIVTDKIFERTGNLRRARSWMVSICMLLTLASLVPLMLTHNLYVSMVCLSAGFFFAEMTIGPMWAIPMDIAPEYSGTASGMMNTGSALAAIISPVLSGYLIDTFGSWELPFAGSMLLMAIGVVLAFRMQPESRFEIGAEPSAQPATRFNA
- a CDS encoding 2-keto-4-pentenoate hydratase codes for the protein MTMLTRQLADARADHTTLASLSPELIPADMSAAYAIQHELLALRGARIGGWKIGAKSAEGAIQGAPLPSSDLHVDGARLPRAHYAPLGLELEIAFRFGRDFEPSASAYHEVEVLDAIDSMAATIEIVASRFAQWPNVDKLAQLADLQNHGALIVGEFTQYRRDFPFVAPTLGFTFEGQDVVKATPSNPCGDPRRLLTWLVNHCTQHHRIAVTTDMILTTGSYTGMFFPQHAGTARGHIDGLAPVSVTLE
- a CDS encoding FAD-binding and (Fe-S)-binding domain-containing protein, which gives rise to MSNADSLLVKPIHLVPSSARLSTPLANRLRKELRGDVLFDAASRGRYSTDASIYQIMPIGVVVPRDQDDLLVALDIARSERVPLLARGAGSSQCGQTVGEALVIDTSKWLNQVIAFDKDKRTVTVEPGIVLDHLNAWLKPHGLWFPVDVSTAAQCTIGGMAGNNSCGSRSIEYGNMVHNVEAIDAILADGTQAHFASLRDAPQGVRLQQIVEDVKAIALREHDEIVAQVPKVLRRVAGYNIDLFDCQNPRAYTDDGFANLAHLLVGSEGTLAFSRQLTLKLAPLPAHKALGVVNFPTFWQAMDLTQHIVKLKPVAVELVDRTMIDLAMSNPAFRPVIEKALVGRPEAILLVEFAGENRDEQLALLKQLTELMADLGLPDSVVQMSDQGEQKALWEVRKAGLNIMMSMKGDGKPVSFIEDCAVPLEHLAEYTSRLTEVFHRNGTEGTWYAHASVGTLHVRPILDMRRDGATKMRAIAEEAAALVREYKGAYSGEHGDGLCRGEWVAWQYGPRINRAFSEIKALFDPNNRMNPDKIVRPPKMDDASNFRFAPGYKARALTPALDWSQWNVERDPMTGVETARGTGNDLAGGLAKAVEMCNNNGHCRKFDAGTMCPSYRVTKDEQHVTRGRANTLRLALSGQLGDEGLASQDVKDTLDLCVSCKGCKRDCPTGIDMAKFKIEARAAWAQKHGLRLREKMIAFMPRYAGFAASMPGVFAFAADMPWFKRALGFAPQRSLPRFVKPFLSRGDVKAASSNAQSAQKEVLLFVDTFNNNIEPENARAAQQVLEAAGYTVRFNKIEGERPLCCGRTFLAAGLVDEAKREARRMLDAFRPFIERGVPVVGLEPSCLLSLRDEFLQYGFGEEAERLSKLAMLFEEFLVREHKAGRLTLDLKPLDDASQALVHGHCHQKAFDAFSPVQTVLKWIPELKVSTVESSCCGMAGSFGYEAEHYEASMAMGELSLLPAARGIDAHTVMVADGTSCRHQIYDGAGVSAMHVARVLMRALK
- a CDS encoding IS256 family transposase — protein: MPMKKKRTVASQAAARGPLPELPKALLDELVKGPMTPGEVQDLMLAFNKAIIERAMGAEMNLHLGYPPGESKPAGQANERNGASRKTVITDRGVVRVELPRDRDGSFEPILIPKHERRFTGFDERIIAMYARGMSVREIQAFLAESYGTEVSPDFISSVTDEVMAETLAWQNRPLETMYPVVFFDALRVKIRDDGVVSNKAVYLALGIQADGQRDVLGLWIEQTEGAKFWLKVFNELKTRGCQDILIAVVDGLKGLTDAIGAAYPKTAVQTCIVHLIRNSLEYAGWKDRKAVAQALRPIYAAASEEAAKQALQAFADGPWGAKYPSIVQSWQRAWEHVTPFFVFPPEIRRVVYTTNAIESLNMQLRKIIKTRGHFPNDDAAIKLLWLALRNVLAKNVRSAFDWKSAMNQFAILFGDRFTQARG
- a CDS encoding aminotransferase, whose translation is MQIREFGVERWMDLYENQCELNLAETCVESLTVGELLKIAGKEDALLGEILPMKLTYGAIDGTERLRSNVASLYEKQGVPNVLITHGAISANALVYETLVEPGDHVISVLPTYQQHYSIPESYGANVEILRLREENGFLPDLEELKRMVKPTTRVIAINNPNNPTGSLMDREFLLAIAEIARSCGAYVLNDEVYRGTDQEGTGFTASIADLYEKGISTGSMSKTWSLAGLRVGWIVAPVELLQRVRTHRDYNTISVGMLNDLLASIALENRKAILERNHGILRTNLAVLDAWIAKEPLLSYVKPKSGTTALVKVNVDMTSREFCVSLLEKTGVMFTPGSALDVEGYVRVGYTNNREVLVAGLAKVSEFLRGIAR